A part of Pectinophora gossypiella chromosome Z, ilPecGoss1.1, whole genome shotgun sequence genomic DNA contains:
- the LOC126380321 gene encoding katanin p60 ATPase-containing subunit A-like 1 isoform X2 — translation MAREYRQVKATMATLQMFQHEGEKTITPLSANIEDLPTRDQTWALAPHEVDPDIWPPPPDRDPTTWPAPTTVEHKGPAPLKSARNNTRVNNRDKKGPVNQRNVTSQNRKVSDVRTPKLNTNKAHSAKTKDASSKDHGGGKDKQDKDNNNGDTDDEKHREEERRFEPPSSADADLVEMLERDIVQKNPNIRWDDIADLAEAKRLLEEAVVLPMWMPDFFKGIRRPWKGVLMVGPPGTGKTMLAKAVATECGTTFFNVSSSTLTSKYRGESEKLVRLLFEMARFYAPSTIFIDEIDSLCSRRGSDSEHEASRRVKSELLVQMDGLGSSTDEPAKVVMVLAATNFPWDIDEALRRRLEKRIYIPLPNQEGREALLHINLREVKVDPEVDIRSIAKKLEGYSGADITNVCRDASMMSMRRKIAGLKPEQIKQLAKEELDLPVTKQDFMEALGKCNKSVSKGDIQKYLSWMAEFGSS, via the exons ATGGCGCGCGAGTATCGACAGGTGAAGGCGACTATGGCAACACTGCAGATGTTCCAGCACGAAGGAGAGAAAACCATCACACCGTTGTCTGCCA ATATCGAGGACCTGCCAACCCGGGACCAGACGTGGGCGCTGGCCCCCCACGAGGTGGACCCGGACATCTGGCCCCCTCCCCCCGACAGAGACCCCACCACGTGGCCCGCTCCTACCACCGTTGAACACAA GGGACCTGCGCCGTTGAAATCAGCCCGGAACAACACGAGGGTCAACAACCGCGACAAGAAGGGCCCCGTCAACCAGCGGAACGTCACCTCGCAGAACAGAAAGGTCTCCGACGTGCGGACCCCTAAACTGAACACCAACAAAGCACATAGCG CAAAAACAAAAGACGCGTCGAGTAAAGACCACGGCGGCGGGAAGGACAAGCAGGACAAAGACAACAACAACGGCGACACAGACGATGAGAAGCACAGGGAGGAGGAGCGGCGGTTCGAGCCGCCCTCCAGCGCCGACGCAGACCTCGTCGAGATGCTCG AGAGGGACATAGTACAAAAGAACCCCAATATCCGGTGGGACGACATTGCTGACTTGGCGGAAGCGAAGCGACTGCTGGAAGAGGCCGTGGTCTTGCCAATGTGGATGCCAGACTTCTTCAAG GGTATCCGCCGACCGTGGAAAGGCGTGCTAATGGTGGGGCCGCCGGGCACGGGCAAGACGATGCTGGCCAAGGCGGTGGCCACCGAGTGCGGGACCACCTTCTTCAACGTGTCGTCATCCACGCTCACTTCCAAGTACCGCGGCGAGTCCGAGAAACTAGTCCGACTGCTCTTTGAAATG GCGCGGTTCTACGCGCCGAGCACGATATTTATCGACGAGATTGACTCGCTGTGCTCGCGGCGCGGGTCGGACAGCGAGCATGAGGCGTCACGCCGCGTCAAGTCCGAACTTCTCGTGCAGATGGATGGACTAGGCTCCAGCACTGACGAACCAGCGAAG GTGGTGATGGTGCTAGCGGCGACCAACTTCCCGTGGGACATAGACGAGGCGCTGCGCCGGCGGCTGGAGAAGCGCATCTACATCCCGCTGCCGAACCAGGAGGGCCGCGAGGCGCTGCTGCACATCAACCTGCGAGAGGTCAAGGTCGACCCCGAGGTCGACATACGGTCCATCGCCAAGAAGCTTGAAGGATACTCCGGTGCTGATATCACTAATGTTTGCAG AGACGCGTCGATGATGTCGATGCGGCGCAAGATCGCGGGTCTGAAGCCCGAGCAGATCAAGCAGCTGGCCAAGGAGGAGCTGGACCTGCCAGTCACCAAGCAGGACTTCATGGAGGCGCTCGGAAAGTGCAACAAGTCGGTTTCCAAGGGCGACATACAGAAATACCTCTCCTGGATGGCTGAGTTCGGTTCCTCTTGA